One genomic window of Cannabis sativa cultivar Pink pepper isolate KNU-18-1 chromosome 2, ASM2916894v1, whole genome shotgun sequence includes the following:
- the LOC133033886 gene encoding uncharacterized protein LOC133033886 has product MPTGPVKLFQGYSSATGSGQSSAVVGESRTDGVQCHVTYTICDGEKSVMNLIDLNQSVNFDTLIRLASVNEKLNFVKSLNIKEKDLLIVVHARKVEGKEVQTMARLASDISVPIANNLKDFFLHYGDSYVSSITRGGEYIGVYSFHSETKNESMKLELELKANGVFKFGSLDADFKSKLEKTLDSVESQVSFKQMMLGLDDVPLPKREDMVEFARTFSSQKLNAPKVLAFETMGYEHVVGSEFSCIALNRDMLVEVAEKLDKVSKLIQRINEIQSIYEFYGGYEDSQVSNVLVQAKKDLVSLKTIFSDFKKDPITPLITIPELPSLSNGMPQIKYKTYYSEEYGRCYSDGYSFNLFTTVDEYIKNKTRITGIQMRAIDSYIYCITVDFESTTGRRTEKYGNEEGGLSKKLVLEDGDFIKKIYARFDNEIHPLGIFLDENRSIIAGLGPRGNNETEHTFNVPDGSFILGFTGYNTRIISQIQIIYAAFQPAKWSQLI; this is encoded by the coding sequence atgccGACGGGGCCAGTGAAACTTTTTCAAGGGTATTCAAGCGCGACGGGCAGCGGTCAGTCGAGTGCAGTTGTGGGAGAAAGCAGGACTGACGGAGTCCAATGCCATGTTACTTACACCATTTGCGATGGCGAGAAGTCAGTGATGAATTTGATAGACCTGAATCAGTCCGTGAATTTCGATACCCTTATACGTTTGGCATCAGTTAATGAGAAGTTAAATTTCGTAAAGAGTCTGAATATCAAGGAAAAGGACTTGTTGATTGTTGTGCATGCTCGAAAAGTGGAAGGGAAGGAAGTTCAGACCATGGCTAGATTGGCATCTGATATTTCTGTTCCGATCGCCAATAATCTGAAAGATTTCTTTCTGCATTATGGCGACTCATATGTTTCGTCGATCACGCGTGGGGGAGAATATATTGGAGTCTACTCATTTCACTCCGAAACCAAAAATGAAAGTATGAAGTTGGAGTTGGAGCTCAAGGCCAATGGAGTATTCAAGTTTGGCTCCCTCGATGCCGATTTTAAAAGTAAACTCGAAAAAACCCTTGACAGTGTTGAGTCACAGGTTTCATTCAAGCAAATGATGTTGGGGTTGGACGATGTACCCTTGCCCAAAAGAGAAGACATGGTTGAGTTTGCCCGCACCTTTTCCAGCCAAAAACTCAATGCCCCCAAAGTTCTTGCATTCGAAACCATGGGATACGAACACGTCGTTGGGAGCGAGTTTTCGTGCATCGCATTAAATCGGGATATGTTAGTGGAAGTGGCAGAAAAATTGGACAAGGTATCGAAACTCATCCAACGAATCAACGAAATACAATCCATCTATGAATTTTACGGCGGATACGAAGACTCTCAAGTAAGCAATGTCCTCGTCCAAGCAAAAAAGGATTTGGTGTCACTGAAAacaattttttcagattttaaaaaagatccAATCACGCCTCTGATCACCATACCGGAGCTGCCATCCCTTTCCAACGGTATGCCGCAAATCAAATACAAAACTTATTACTCAGAGGAGTATGGCAGATGTTATAGTGATGGCTACTCATTTAACTTGTTCACAACGGTGGATGAGTACATCAAGAATAAAACGAGGATTACCGGGATTCAGATGCGAGCCATTGATTCTTACATCTACTGTATCACCGTCGATTTCGAATCCACCACTGGCAGGCGCACGGAGAAGTATGGCAATGAGGAAGGAGGTTTGAGTAAAAAGCTGGTGTTGGAAGATGGTGATTTTATCAAGAAAATTTATGCTAGATTCGACAATGAAATTCATCCCCTAGGCATATTTCTCGATGAAAATAGATCCATTATCGCTGGTCTTGGGCCTCGTGGCAATAATGAAACAGAACACACGTTTAACGTCCCCGATGGTAGTTTCATTCTGGGATTTACGGGCTACAATACCCGTATAATAAGTCAGATCCAGATCATCTATGCGGCGTTCCAGCCGGCCAAATGGTCCCAACTTATTTGA
- the LOC133033883 gene encoding uncharacterized protein LOC133033883: MFHPIKVADNVVVLRNLGFNKLVSVNNPDTDTAAVRSMYESDIIDKTKLMVVERVTSRKIYNINFRKEEGRVYNLSVMEMSHAVADNPDDVHNTMGLTLEFNKTRSISLRNSVSLLSDVKTTIEINAIPLIVNKENIKLSANQVTAVGQWGKTKTIETLTKTNYTVRVPPKTRTRVTLVVTQGTCEVPFSYAQKDNFYDATSKILEMEDGMYTGVNIFDIDIKTSHEILS; encoded by the coding sequence ATGTTCCATCCCATCAAAGTAGCAGACAATGTTGTGGTTTTGCGCAATTTGGGATTTAACAAGTTGGTGTCGGTGAACAATCCTGATACTGACACAGCAGCAGTTAGATCCATGTATGAGTCTGACATTATCGATAAAACCAAGCTCATGGTGGTTGAGCGCGTCACATCAAGGAAAATCTACaacattaattttcgaaaagagGAGGGTAGGGTTTATAACCTCAGCGTTATGGAGATGAGTCATGCAGTGGCCGATAACCCTGACGATGTACATAACACTATGGGATTGACACTTGAATTCAATAAAACAAGATCAATTTCTCTTCGCAACAGCGTTTCACTACTATCTGACGTTAAAACAACCATTGAAATCAATGCAATTCCATTGATAGtcaataaagaaaatattaaattgtCAGCTAATCAGGTTACTGCAGTAGGACAATGGGGAAAAACCAAAACTATCGAAACTTTAACCAAGACTAACTACACTGTTAGAGTGCCTCCTAAGACTAGAACAAGGGTTACTCTTGTTGTGACGCAAGGAACGTGCGAGGTTCCATTCTCATATGCTCAAAAAGATAATTTCTACGATGCCACTTCCAAAATCTTGGAGATGGAAGATGGGATGTACACTGGGGTCAATATTTTCGACATCGATATTAAAACCAGCCATGAAATactatcctaa
- the LOC115695429 gene encoding uncharacterized protein LOC115695429 → MVIDRLVSPYQSAFIPGRWIAEASILTQEIVHTIKKKKGRGGLMAIKIDMHKAYDRIEWPFLQRVLENHGFNDVVVKLIMQCVSTVSYSVLLNGKPQKKIYPGRGLRQGDPISPYLFVLCNDVLSRMLDRSQDRGDIHGIKISREAPAVTHLMFADDTLLFSRANTMEASIIGDCLKKFEGWSGQVCSKQKSGILFSSNCVKSMKENIEAQLGISTINDEEKYLGNPFVFSRRRKKDFDFIRSKLKQRLEGWKMRTLSYAGRMVAVSSIASAIPSYSMSTFQLPLSSCRELDALTRKFWWNGSLEKQRFLATISWDSLCRPKWSGGLGFRRMEDVNNALLSKLAWLLASGDRRLWAVALQARYFPRESFWSVQKKSGDSFIWRGILDARQVILQGSCMVIATGESINLWCQPWIPWLSYEDFRELMESIRCKAPSLLSVADLMYRREKKWNTNYLCFLFGEDLGKRISHIQIAQELGNDLLIWKEANRGVFSVKEAYVMGQKSRFGSIEPLWKWIWKENLHPRMRMILWRAIAGALPTGDKIGAMQLCCFCSKEMESPLHIFVQCPFAVALWFGSPVPIRSSMVSTDSLKSFVIELCSGLEPEPRYRFLLCLAVIIDTLWFFRNECRHGKDPNLNVNDSLRIVWKKYGEFSQYEENGEVVLQKERIYTEVDFTSSQKRKLIMVDGSFSKGKIGAGFLAWNRDTNDWFYEAKSAVGENAVVAEVFAWFIALQWATNNNWDDLVIISDSAVVLDAFKKERHPNWHCISWFSSALKMKRSLSDVTLQHTNRTYLAFVDNLAKSARLSESDVPCCKGEGFPPVDPIFSVVNEV, encoded by the coding sequence ATGGTAATCGACCGTTTAGTGTCCCCTTACCAATCTGCCTTCATTCCGGGGCGTTGGATAGCCGAGGCCTCAATCTTAACTCAGGAGATAGTGCATACGAtcaagaaaaagaaagggagaGGTGGTCTTATGGCTATAAAGATCGATATGCACAAAGCCTACGATCGAATAGAATGGCCCTTTTTGCAGAGAGTGTTGGAAAACCATGGTTTCAATGATGTAGTTGTGAAGTTGATTATGCAATGTGTAAGTACTGTCTCTTATTCAGTTTTGCTCAATGGTAAACCTCAAAAGAAGATCTATCCTGGGAGAGGATTGAGGCAAGGGGACCCCATATCTCCCTATTTGTTTGTTCTATGTAATGATGTGCTCTCAAGGATGCTTGATCGATCCCAAGACAGGGGTGACATTCATGGAATTAAGATCTCAAGGGAAGCCCCGGCGGTGACTCATTTAATGTTTGCGGATGACACCTTGCTCTTTTCTAGGGCCAATACCATGGAAGCAAGCATCATTGGAGACTGTTTAAAAAAGTTTGAGGGATGGTCGGGACAAGTGTGTAGCAAGCAAAAATCGGGCATCCTTTTCTCTTCTAACTGTGTAAAGTCAATGAAAGAGAACATCGAAGCGCAGCTGGGGATTAGTACTATCAATGATGAGGAAAAATACTTGGGAAACCCCTTTGTGTTCTCGCGTCGAAGGAAGAAGGATTTTGATTTCATCCGAAGCAAGCTAAAACAGCGATTGGAGGGGTGGAAGATGCGTACCCTTTCTTATGCGGGGAGGATGGTGGCGGTTTCTTCCATAGCCTCGGCCATTCCCTCGTATTCGATGTCCACCTTTCAATTACCTCTCTCATCCTGCAGGGAGTTAGATGCCTTAACTCGgaaattttggtggaatgggagCCTTGAAAAACAACGCTTCCTTGCAACCATTTCTTGGGATTCTCTATGTCGGCCCAAATGGTCGGGTGGTTTGGGTTTCAGACGGATGGAAGACGTTAACAATGCCTTACTGTCAAAATTGGCTTGGTTATTGGCTTCTGGTGATCGAAGACTGTGGGCTGTGGCTCTTCAAGCGAGATATTTTCCACGGGAATCCTTCTGGTCTGTTCAGAAGAAGAGTGGAGATTCTTTTATTTGGAGAGGTATCCTTGATGCAAGACAAGTCATTCTTCAAGGGTCTTGCATGGTGATAGCCACAGGGGAGTCAATTAATCTATGGTGTCAACCGTGGATCCCTTGGCTAAGCTATGAAGATTTTAGAGAACTCATGGAGTCTATCCGATGCAAAGCTCCTAGTCTCCTTTCGGTTGCGGACTTGATGTATCGAAGAGAAAAGAAATGGAACACAAACTACCTTTGCTTCTTATTTGGTGAGGACTTGGGTAAGCGGATTAGTCACATTCAGATTGCTCAGGAGTTGGGTAATGACCTGTTAATTTGGAAGGAAGCAAATAGAGGAGTCTTTTCTGTAAAAGAGGCTTATGTAATGGGTCAAAAAAGTCGGTTTGGGAGCATAGAGCCTCTGTGGAAGTGGATTTGGAAGGAGAACCTTCATCCCCGGATGAGGATGATACTTTGGCGCGCAATAGCAGGTGCTCTGCCCACGGGAGACAAAATCGGAGCAATGCAATTGTGTTGCTTTTGTTCAAAGGAGATGGAATCTCCTCTGCATATCTTTGTCCAATGCCCCTTTGCTGTAGCCTTATGGTTTGGGTCCCCTGTCCCCATCCGATCCTCCATGGTGTCAACAGATTCTCTCAAGTCCTTCGTTATAGAGTTGTGCTCTGGCCTAGAACCTGAACCAAGGTATCGTTTCCTCCTTTGTCTGGCTGTGATCATTGATACCTTATGGTTTTTTCGAAATGAATGCCGGCATGGCAAAGATCCGAATCTCAACGTCAATGATTCATTAAGGATAGTTTGGAAGAAATATGGTGAATTCAGCCAGTATGAAGAGAATGGAGAAGTGGTTCTTCAAAAGGAAAGGATATATACTGAAGTGGACTTTACCAGTTCCCAAAAAAGGAAGCTGATTATGGTGGACGGATCGTTCTCTAAAGGTAAGATTGGTGCTGGTTTCCTCGCGTGGAATCGTGACACAAATGACTGGTTTTATGAGGCAAAGTCTGCTGTTGGGGAGAATGCGGTGGTAGCTGAGGTTTTTGCTTGGTTCATTGCTCTGCAGTGGGCCACGAACAACAATTGGGATGACTTGGTTATCATTTCAGACTCTGCAGTAGTTTTGGACGCCTTCAAGAAGGAGAGACATCCCAACTGGCATTGTATTTCGTGGTTCTCTTCTGCTTTAAAGATGAAACGAAGTCTTTCTGATGTAACATTGCAACATACTAACCGCACTTACTTAGCTTTTGTTGATAATCTTGCTAAGAGTGCTCGCTTATCTGAGAGCGATGTTCCTTGCTGTAAAGGGGAGGGATTTCCCCCTGTGGATCCCATTTTCTCAGTTGTTAATGAAGTTTGA
- the LOC133033884 gene encoding uncharacterized protein LOC133033884 has product MRSLSWNCRGLGRPAVQQALRAWVGKFKVDCVFLMETKVDCDVMAKIGRELKFQFGKFIASEGLAGGFCLLWNSSAGIRTVNVWPTGFECWVFDETINVEWNLYAIYGPPYEDRKSDFWEDVARYVNDDNKAWAIMGDLNLIHKKEDKSGGRTFAPRDGRVMNDFLFNVGGVDIGFSGCKFTWRNKREAGGMVKERLDRVLSNPDWLSHYPMGRVRNLPMVASDHGPMLVDTAPMRSKGFYPFRFYEAWFNEKSSFEIINAAWKGADSRSCNRSLLSKLQCTRGELQRWKKEVFGECDIKMKLLENNLQAVQSKEVDDHAVEEERRIENEILEILRRRESIWKQRSRELWLAKGDRNTSFFHAATVVRKRRNQILVLLDDNGRPKENEAAKRDILNGFFKKLYTAGGVNVPCDLEGLITPSISAQENEMLLEIPSEEEIKLQVLSICTL; this is encoded by the coding sequence ATGAGGTCTCTTTCGTGGAACTGCCGGGGTCTGGGGAGACCCGCGGTGCAACAAGCCCTTCGGGCTTGGGTGGGAAAGTTCAAGGTGGATTGTGTTTTTCTTATGGAGACTAAAGTGGATTGTGATGTTATGGCAAAGATTGGTAGAGAGCTAAAATTTCAATTTGGCAAATTCATTGCTTCGGAGGGCCTAGCAGGGGGATTCTGTTTGTTGTGGAACTCTTCTGCGGGCATCAGGACGGTGAATGTTTGGCCAACGGGTTTCGAATGTTGGGTGTTTGATGAGACTATAAATGTTGAGTGGAATTTGTATGCTATCTATGGTCCACCGTATGAGGATCGCAAGAGTGACTTTTGGGAAGATGTGGCTAGATATGTAAATGATGACAATAAGGCTTGGGCTATAATGGGAGACCTTAATTTAATTCACAAGAAGGAGGATAAATCTGGGGGAAGGACCTTTGCCCCTCGGGATGGTCGAGTGATGAATGACTTTTTGTTTAATGTGGGTGGAGTGGACATTGGGTTCTCTGGATGTAAGTTCACTTGGCGAAACAAAAGGGAAGCGGGGGGAATGGTAAAGGAGAGACTAGACAGAGTTCTTTCTAATCCTGATTGGCTTTCTCATTATCCTATGGGTAGAGTTCGGAATCTTCCTATGGTGGCCTCTGATCATGGCCCTATGCTGGTGGACACGGCGCCTATGCGTTCCAAAGGCTTTTATCCCTTCAGATTTTACGAAGCTTGGTTCAATGAAAAATCAAGCTTTGAGATCATTAACGCTGCTTGGAAGGGGGCCGACTCTCGGTCTTGTAATCGTTCATTGTTATCCAAATTGCAATGCACAAGAGGGGAGTTACAGAGATGGAAAAAAGAGGTTTTCGGGGAGTGTGATATCAAAATGAAACTTTTGGAGAATAATCTCCAGGCAGTTCAGTCAAAGGAAGTCGACGATCATGCCGTTGAGGAGGAAAGGAGAATAGAGAATGAGATTTTGGAGATATTACGTCGTCGGGAAAGCATCTGGAAACAACGCTCTAGGGAGCTTTGGCTGGCCAAAGGTGACCGAAATACATCCTTCTTTCATGCTGCCACGGTGGTGAGAAAAAGAAGAAATCAGATTTTGGTGTTGTTGGATGACAATGGTAGGCCGAAAGAGAATGAGGCAGCTAAAAGAGATATCCTGAATGGGTTTTTTAAGAAGCTCTATACTGCAGGCGGAGTCAATGTCCCTTGTGATCTTGAAGGTTTGATCACTCCGTCTATATCAGCCCAGGAAAATGAGATGCTTTTGGAGATCCCTTCTGAGGAGGAGATAAAGCTACAAGTGTTATCCATATGCACCCTTTAA